GCGGATACGCATAGCCTGTGAAATAACTCGTTTTATATTCTTGGTCCATGCCTTCAGAATTCAAAACACGGCGCGAGCCCATACCTTCGCTAAACGAAGAGTATGGCACCGCTTGAATACGTGGATCTTGATTCAAAGCCACTTCTTCAAGGAGCTTGGCAACTTCCATCTTTTTGTTCATCGGAATTTCTTCCGTGCTAAAAAGACCATCGATCGTTTTGAAACTCTGTGGTTTCATCAACAGAACTTCGTTTTTTTCATCAGACTTCAAAGTCTTCGCATTACTGAGGGCTTCTTTATAAGTGCGATGAAGAGCTTCCCAAGAAAGATTCTCGGTATAAGCGTAACCTTGGCTTGCGCCAAGAATTACACGAAGACCCGCCATCTGAGTTTGTGTTGATTCAAACTTTTCAAGCTTGCGCTGGCTGTAACCTAAATTAAGGTTTTCACCTCGTGACAACAACAACTCGACTTTTGCGCCTTCGCCTTTTGCTTCAGCAGCAATCTTATTAAAACTTTCTTTCAAAGCATCCATTACGACGCCCTCCCGCCGACCATCAGGCTAGAAACCAAGATTTGCGGCTGACCAACACATGTCGGGATGCTGCCGCTCACAGAGCCGCACATACCTGTTGCGTGTTTCAAATCATTAGAGACTTTCGTGATCTTACCGAGAGTATCAATCCCGCGGCCGATCAAGCAGGCGCCCTTCACAGCTTCTTCGATACGTCCCTTACGAATGATGTAAGCCTCACGTACTTGGAAGTTATAATCACCCGTTCCAGGATTCACGGAACCGCCGCCCATGTTTTTCGCATAAAGACCGTAGTCCACATCACGAATCATATCTTCGAAAGAATCTTTGCCTGCATCGATGAAAGTGTTTCTCATACGAGATGCCGGTGCGTACTTGTAAGACTGACGACGGCCGCTGCCGGTTGCTTCATAGCCTGTTTGCTTCGCACCCATTTCATCAACGATGTATGACTTCAAAATTCCTTTTTCAATCAAAACCGTGCGTTTCGTTTTATTGCCTTCGTCATCGATGTTCAAAGAACCCCAGCTATTCGCCATCGTTCCGTCATCCACTGCCGTCACGCACTCAGGAGCAATACGCTCTCCGAGCTTGCCGCAAAAAACGGAAGCGTTCTTCGCGACCGATGTGGTTTCAAGACCATGACCACAAGCTTCGTGGAAGATCACGCCACCGAAAGAATTATCAATCACGACCGGCATTTCACCCGCAGGAGCATACTTCGCTGTTGTCAGCAAATTCGCACGATCCACGCAGCCTTCAGACAATGACTTCAAATCCCAGCGGTCGAAAACTTCGGATGTGCCGAGCAAACCTTCGCGCTCGGAAGCACTTTCCTTCACACCATTGTGTTCAACAAACGTTTCCACCATCACGCGAGAATACGCGCGCTCATCATAAGCCATTAGCCCCTTTGAGTTTGCGATCTGCACTTTTTGGAATTTCTCGTGCAACATCGATTCAACTTGAGTCACATGCGAGCTTCTTGCGCGAGCATGTTGATCCATCGAATTCAACCACTTAAACTTTTGATCACGATTCATTTCCCACGGCTTTTCACCGTAAGTGTGAATTGAATCAAACGCGACTTGCATCAAAGGCATCGATTTTTTTGCTGCTCCTTGACCACGGCTTTGGGCCGCATTCAAAGCCGCTTTCACGAGCCCTGCTTCGCTGAGGTCGTTTGTCGTCACGTAAACAATCTCGTGGCCAAAGAACAAGCGCACACCGGCGCCATAAAGTTGACCGACGATGGCTTTGTCTGCTTTCTGACTCAATAAACTCAACTGCGAAGAGTAAGTATCTTCGACAAAGATATCTGCGAAGTCAGCACCGGTTGAAAGAGCCGCATCCAGGGCTTTTTCCAAAATACTTTGAGAGACAATCATTTCTACCTCCAAAAACTAGATTGTATACGAAGAAAGAGCTTACACCAAACTCTCTTCGATTTCTTGCCGCGTCCATTCTCCTGGACGTCGGACTGATTTTACTTCGCCTGCGGAAATCTCCACGATCTGATCGCAGTCCGCGACGGTCCCTAGGCGATGCGCGATAATCAACATAGTCACTCCGCTAAACGCGCTTCTGATGACTTTCTGTAGTAATGCATCTGTCTGCACATCGACGCTCGCTGTTGCCTCATCCATCACGATCACACGCGCTTTGGTCAGCAAAGCCCTTGCTAAACACAACAATTGACGCTGCCCCTGACTTAAATTGAGGCCGCTCTCAGTCACCGGCGAATTCAATCCTTGCGGAAGACTCGCCACATATTCCCACATGGACGCGTGTTTCAAGGCTTCAGTCACATCTTTGTCAGAATACTCATTAAAGCGATCCAAGTTGTTCCGTATGGTTCCAAGGAACAATGTGGGATCTTGCGGAATGATTGCAAGATTGCGGCGCAGTTTTTCTAATGGAACTGTCCCAATGTCCACACCATCAATCGCAATTGTTCCCTGTTCCGCCTCAATAAAGCGGAACAGAGATTGAAAGAACGTGCTCTTGCCTGAGCCTGTTCTCCCAATGATCCCAACACGACTACCTGGGGCAACATCAAACGTGATGCCTTTAAGCACTAACGGCAAATGCTCTGCATAGCGAACCTGCAAATTCTCAACTTTAATTTCACCAAACTCCGGCCAAGTCGGACGCAAAGCTTCAGACGATTTTCTGACAGTCTCTTTTTCTGCCGGAAGATTCGCAAAGAACTTTAGACGCTCAATCGAAGTCATGCGCGATTCGATATCGGCAAAAACTCTCACGCCCCAGTTCAAGTATCCCCAGAACGAAAGTGAGTATAACGTCACAAGCCCGGCAGTTCCCGCACTCATCACACCCGAGTAAGCAGAAAGTGCAATACCCACAGTTGTTGCCATCGCAATCACCCCACCCACAAGCGGAATGCGCGAAGAGAACCAACGATTCAACATATAATGCGAATAGAACATTCTCTGACTGTGCGCGAGCTTGTCGTAGAAGTTCTTCATGAACCAATCTTGCTTATTGAAACTGCGGATGACGACAAGCCCTTGTAAGCTCTCTTTAAAGTGAGCATAGCGAGGCGAGCGCGCCACGCTGTCGAGACGTTTCGCTTCACGTGCAGGACGACGATAATCCCTCTGCAAGAGATAATACAACGCCATCACAGGACCTATCACAAAAATCATCATCGGCATCAAACCCAAGATCAGCACGAGCGACACAACCACTTGCATCGCACAGTTAACCGCAGCACTAAACATCCACTGCAAATAGACATCGACAGATTCGATATCACGTGAAAATC
The sequence above is drawn from the Bdellovibrionales bacterium genome and encodes:
- a CDS encoding TldD/PmbA family protein, with protein sequence MIVSQSILEKALDAALSTGADFADIFVEDTYSSQLSLLSQKADKAIVGQLYGAGVRLFFGHEIVYVTTNDLSEAGLVKAALNAAQSRGQGAAKKSMPLMQVAFDSIHTYGEKPWEMNRDQKFKWLNSMDQHARARSSHVTQVESMLHEKFQKVQIANSKGLMAYDERAYSRVMVETFVEHNGVKESASEREGLLGTSEVFDRWDLKSLSEGCVDRANLLTTAKYAPAGEMPVVIDNSFGGVIFHEACGHGLETTSVAKNASVFCGKLGERIAPECVTAVDDGTMANSWGSLNIDDEGNKTKRTVLIEKGILKSYIVDEMGAKQTGYEATGSGRRQSYKYAPASRMRNTFIDAGKDSFEDMIRDVDYGLYAKNMGGGSVNPGTGDYNFQVREAYIIRKGRIEEAVKGACLIGRGIDTLGKITKVSNDLKHATGMCGSVSGSIPTCVGQPQILVSSLMVGGRAS